In a single window of the Podarcis raffonei isolate rPodRaf1 chromosome 14, rPodRaf1.pri, whole genome shotgun sequence genome:
- the NPRL3 gene encoding GATOR complex protein NPRL3 isoform X5, which produces MPTMILFNVVFALRATADPSVISCLHNLSRRIAIVLQHEERRCQYLTREAKLILAIQDEASAISETPEGPQSPFLHILPKCKLARDLKEAYDSLCTTGVVQLHINNWLEVSFCLPHKIHYAASRFIPPEAIERSLKAIRPYHALLLLKDEKALLSELPLDCSPALVRVVRTTSAVKNLQQLAQDADLALLQVFQLAAHLVYWGKAIIVYPLCENNVYMLSPNASVCLYSPLADDFACQFPGHDLPSVLSKFSLPVSLSEFKDPLAPPVQETQLIQMVVWMLQHRLLIQLHTYACLMVPPKEEDVRPRAEEMPLAARVGGRSLSTPNALSFGSPTSSDDMTLTSPSMDNSSAELLPGGDSPVNKRMTENLLTSLPEHEREAILSVPAAHNPEDLRTFARLLHYFRGRHHLEEIMYNENMRRSHLLMLFDKFRGVLVVTNHEDPVISVFQSFQK; this is translated from the exons ATGCCCACCATGATCCTCTTCAATGTCGTCTTCGCCTTGAGG GCCACCGCGGACCCCTCGGTCATCAGCTGCCTGCACAACCTCTCTCGCCGCATCGCCATTGTCCTCCAGCACGAGGAGCGCCGCTGCCAGTACCTCACGCGAGAGGCCAAGCTCATCCTGGCCATTCAGGACGAAGCCTCTGCCATCTCGGAAA CGCCTGAAGGGCCCCAGTCGCCTTTTCTCCACATCCTCCCCAAGTGCAAGCTGGCCAGAGACCTGAAGGAGGCTTACGACAG CCTCTGCACGACAGGCGTGGTCCAGCTGCACATCAACAACTGGCTGGAAGTGAGCTTCTGCCTGCCCCACAAAATCCACTACGCTGCCTCTCGCTTCATCCCTCCGGAAGCCATCGAGAGGAGCCTCAAGGCCATTCG gcCGTACCACgccttgctgctgctgaaggACGAGAAGGCGCTTCTGAGCGAGCTGCCGCTGGACTGCTCCCCCGCCCTGGTGCGCGTGGTCAGGACCACCTCGGCCGTCAAGAACCTCCAGCAGCTGGCCCAGGACGCTGACCTGGCGCTGCTGCAG GTGTTCCAGCTGGCAGCGCACCTGGTCTACTGGGGCAAAGCCATCATTGTCTACCCGCTGTGCGAGAACAATGTCTACATGCTGTCTCCCAATGCCAGCGTCTGCCT CTACTCCCCTCTGGCGGATGACTTTGCCTGCCAGTTCCCCGGCCATGACCTGCCTTCCGTCCTCTCCAAGTTCTCCTTGCCGGTGTCCCTGTCGGAGTTCAAGGACCCCCTGGCTCCCCCCGTGCAGGAG ACACAGCTCATCCAAATGGTCGTCTGGATGCTCCAACACCGACTGCTCATCCAGCTGCACACCTACGCCTGCCTGATGGTGCCCCCCAAGGAAGAGGATGTCCGGCCCCGGGCGGAGGAGATGCCCCTGGCGGCCAGAGTCGGGGGGCGCAGCCTCAGCACCCCCAACGCCCTCAGCTTTGGCTCCCCAA CCAGCAGCGACGACATGACGCTCACCAGCCCCAGCATGGACAACTCCAGCGCAGAGCTGCTGCCCGGAGGGGACTCCCCTGTGAACAAGCGCATGACCGAGAACCTGCTGACCAGCCTCCCGGAGCACGAGCGAGAGGCCATCCTCAGCGTCCCAGCCGCCCACAACCCCGAGGACCTGCGCACATTTGCCAG GCTTCTGCACTACTTCCGGGGGCGCCACCACCTGGAGGAGATCATGTACAACGAGAACATGCGCCGCTCGCACCTCCTGATGCTCTTTGACAAGTTCCGGGGTGTGCTGGTGGTGACGAACCACGAGGACCCCGTCATCTCCGTCTTCCAGTCCTTCCAGAAGTGA